From the genome of Candidatus Desulfarcum epimagneticum:
TCAACGACTCCCTGGTGTTCGTGGATTTCGCCAACCAGCGGGTGAGAAAGGGAAAAACCCCCAAAGAGGCCGTGATTGAGGCGGGAATCCAGCGTTTCAGGCCCATCCTTCTCACCACGCTGACCACCTCCGGGGGGCTCGCGCCCATGATATTCGAAACCTCCCGCCAGGCCCGCTTCCTGATCCCCATGGCCATCTCCCTGGGCTTCGGCATTCTCTTCGCCACCTTCATCACCCTGGCCATGATCCCCTCGCTTTATCTTCTGACGGCGGATTTAAAACGGTTTTTCGGCTTCGGACCCTATTTGAAGCGGTGAGGGGGCCTGCCGGCCCTCGCCGGTTTCATTGGATTTCCCCGGTTTCGTTTTATTCGCCTGGTTTTTGGCCTGCCGATGTTGTGGAGACGCGCGGCGCGCGTCTCTCATAACGGCTGCCTTACCCAATTTTCAATTTTTAAATTCGGTATGCGAATAAATTCTTTTTCATTGTTTGTGACCAGGGCGCAGGGGACGGAAAGGGCATGGGCGGCGATGAGCATATCCAGCGGGCCGATGGGAGCCCCCTTTTTTTCTAAATGGGTTCTGATATCCCCGTAGCATTGAGCGGCGTCATCGTCATAGGGAAGAATTTTAAGCGGCGCCATAAATTGGGCCAGGGCCACCTGGTTCTGCCCCGGTTTTGAACTTTTTGAAACGCCGTATGTCAGTTCGCTCAATGTGATCGACGACACGCCGATCTGTGAAATTTCGGTCTGTTTAAAAATGTCTATCACATGGGGCGGTTTTTGCTTGATGATATAAATGCAAATGTTTGTGTCGAGCATGAATTTCATTTGAACAGTGTGTCCCGGGGGGTCTGATCCGGCTGGTTTCGATCATCCATGAAATCATCGGTAAAATGATCCAGGCTGCGGACCAACGGCGACCATGGGTCGTCTTTGGGCAGGAGCGCCACCATTTTCCCGATTTTTTTGATGAACACATCGTTTCCGGAAAACCTGAAATCTTTGGGCAGCCTGACGGCCTGACTGCGGCCATTGAGGAATATTTT
Proteins encoded in this window:
- the vapC gene encoding tRNA(fMet)-specific endonuclease VapC translates to MKFMLDTNICIYIIKQKPPHVIDIFKQTEISQIGVSSITLSELTYGVSKSSKPGQNQVALAQFMAPLKILPYDDDAAQCYGDIRTHLEKKGAPIGPLDMLIAAHALSVPCALVTNNEKEFIRIPNLKIENWVRQPL
- the vapB gene encoding Virulence-associated protein B, with product MQTAKIFLNGRSQAVRLPKDFRFSGNDVFIKKIGKMVALLPKDDPWSPLVRSLDHFTDDFMDDRNQPDQTPRDTLFK